Part of the Gemmatimonadaceae bacterium genome is shown below.
CGACGACAATGACGTCGTGTTCCGCGACAACCGACCTGTACGCACGGACACGTTCGACCTCCTTGCCGCCTATGCGCCGGCCGGCGTACCTGACACGTGGTCTGCTGCGCTGCCGATCAGTGCAGAGCAGGCCGCGCGCTTCGCCTGGGACCGCACCGGCGTACCCGTGGCGGAAGTTCCCGAGCTGTTCGCTCGGGGCGCAGTGGAATTCGAAGGTGGCGCGTTTTCGCATCGGATGCGAACCGGTGCAGCCCGCGGCTGCAATCGGTGGCGCGTGGTACTGGCGCGAGAAGTCCTGTTCGTCGGCAAGGCATCCGGCGCGCGCGTCAGGTCACGGGAGGCATGGGTCGGTACCCGCGAGTGCGCATTCCTCGATCGCGTGCCCGTGCTGCAGGTGGCGCTGCCCCTGCAGCCCGGCGCTAGCTGGATTGCGTATGCAGCGACGCGGGTTCCCATCGCGTTCGTGTCACCGATATTCTTCGAGGAGGCGCTCGAAGAGTAGATGAACAGCAGCGTAGCCATCGGCCCCCCGCAGCGGGTCACAACCAGCGGAACAACATGGACCAGGCATCACCGAGCGCGCTGAAGGCGATCCTCGATGCGTTCAATGCCCACGACCTCGACGCCATCATGGCGTTCTTCGCGGACGACTGCACGTTCGACATGCCGCGGGGGCCCGAGCCACACGGGGCGCGCTCGATCGGCAAGGCGGCCGTGCGCGTCGCGATCGCGTCGCGCCTCGAGGGCATTCCTGACGTGCATTTCGGCGATGACCGCCATTGGGTCGCCGGCAACCAGGGCGTCTCGGAATGGTTGCTGACCGGGACGACGCGCGACGGACGAGCGATCCGCGTGCGGGGCTGCGACCTCTGGGAGTTCCGCAACGGCAAGGTCACGCGCAAGGACTCCTACTGGAAGATCGTGGAGGCGACCGCCTAACGCGGTGCGCCTCCCCCCGCTCCATGTGCTGCGTGCTATGGCCCGGACGGCTTTGGCTTGGCCTTGCGTCCGGTGCTCGAGCCCTTGTCTGAGCCGGAATCACCGCTGCCGGAGCCCGCACGACCGCGCGCGTCGCCCGATCGCTCGCCGCCCGAACGCGATGAGCCGTCGCGCCCCGAGACGTAGCCACGGCCCTTCACCACCTTGCCGTGTTCGTCGTCGTCCGAATCGGCCGGGCGCTGGACCACCACGATCGGGCGATTCCCCACATACCAGCCGTAGCCGCGGCCGTATCCGTACCCATAGGGATCGTAGCCGTATCCGTACCCATAGCCGTCATCGTACCAGTCGGCGCCATTCCCCTCACCACGCACATCGCCGCGCACGTCGGGGGCCGCGTCACCGAGCCGCGTGCGATCGAGGGCAAACTGCGCGGGATAGGAGAGCGCGACCATCACATCGATCACCGACGGAGCCACGCGGGCCTTTTCGAGCGCACGCAGGCCGTTGGCGTCCAGCGTGAACCCCTGCCCACGCTCGGCGAGCCACGTCTGAAGCACCCCTACCTCGAGATAGCGTGCGGCCTCGATCACGTCCGCGGGCTGGAGGCGGCCCGATGCCGCGATTCGCGACCCTGCCGCGAGGGGCGATCGCTGTCGCAGCGCGAGGGCAACGTCGGCAGGCAGCCGGGCCAATGACGGCGCCGGGCGATACCTCGACGCCTTCACGCCGACGTTGGTGCCAAAGGCCACGCCGCGCACGTCAATCCACTCGCCGATCGCCGACATCGCCATCACACTGTTCACGAGGCGACGCTGCCCGCCACACTCCATCGACGTGCGGACGTAGACGCGAACGCCCGTCGCGTGAAGATCTTCGACGCCGGTGCACGCGCCGTCCTGCACGCGCCGACCCGAACCGACCTGGAGCTGCTGACGCCCAGTGACGCTGTCGCCAGCGATGGAGACAAGCTCGACGGCACCCCCGTCGGCTGATGGAACAACACACACGCGTGTGCCATCCGTCGACATCTGTGATGCGCGTGGCACGAGATCCCAGCAGCCGATCCAGGGATCCCACGGCGAAACGCTGTTCTGCGCCGCCACGGGGACCGCGATGGCGAACGCTGTGAGGGCAACGA
Proteins encoded:
- a CDS encoding nuclear transport factor 2 family protein → MDQASPSALKAILDAFNAHDLDAIMAFFADDCTFDMPRGPEPHGARSIGKAAVRVAIASRLEGIPDVHFGDDRHWVAGNQGVSEWLLTGTTRDGRAIRVRGCDLWEFRNGKVTRKDSYWKIVEATA